A region from the Scylla paramamosain isolate STU-SP2022 unplaced genomic scaffold, ASM3559412v1 Contig2, whole genome shotgun sequence genome encodes:
- the LOC135095904 gene encoding zinc finger protein 33B-like, with translation MALSETWVQFVMAATLPCSTDQASIQAAALPGTDGCLASPRVPAGLDAACAGGSGAAVEVVRPGSSMSGRWRRQQQQQQQQPASGVRRRRCGGKNHLEAGSSVHRGESKFECQQCDKTFVSRQGLKYHTLTHSGVRNYECGECSKKFTQKCHLSKHTLTHSGVRNYECGECSKKFTSKSNLTTHTLTHSGVRNYECDECGKKFIHKYSLTSHTLTHSGVRNYECDECGKKFIHKSSLTSHTLTHSGVRNYECDECGKKFTQKSSLNTHTLTHSGVRNYECDECGKKFTHKGNLTRHTLTHSGVRNYECDECGKKFTHKSYFTRHTLTHSGVRNYECDECGKKFTHKGSLTRHTLTHSGVRNYECDECGKRFTTISRLNEHAFRHTGVREFECDVCGKCFKTKGDIAQHVKIHF, from the coding sequence ATGGCTCTTTCTGAGACGTGGGTACAGTTTGTAATGGCCGCCACTCTTCCCTGCTCCACAGACCAGGCCAGCATCCAGGCCGCCGCCCTGCCTGGCACTGACGGCTGTCTGGCCTCCCCGAGGGTCCCTGCAGGACTGGACGCGGCGTGTGCTGGCGGGAGTGGTGCTGCGGTGGAGGTCGTGAGGCCGGGCAGCAGCATGAGCGGCCGGTGGCggcggcaacagcagcagcagcagcagcagccagcctcAGGTGTGAGGAGGCGCAGGTGTGGTGGCAAGAATCACCTGGAGGCAGGCAGCTCTGtccacagaggagagagcaagtttgagtgccagcagtgtgacaaAACTTTTGTATCCAGACAAGGCCTTAAgtaccacaccctgacacacagtggtgttagaaattatgagtgtggtgagtgtagcaagaaatttacccaaaagTGTCACCTCTCCAAACataccctgacacacagtggtgttagaaattatgagtgtggcgAGTGTAGCAAGAAATTTACAAGTAAGtctaacctcaccacacacaccctgacacacagtggtgttagaaattatgaatgtgatgagtgtgggaagaaatttatccACAAGTAttccctcacctcacacaccctgacacacagtggtgttagaaattatgagtgtgatgagtgtgggaagaaatttatccacaagtcttccctcacctcacacaccctaacacacagtggtgttagaaattatgagtgtgatgagtgtgggaagaaatttacccaaaagtcttccctcaacacacacaccctgacacacagtggtgttagaaattatgagtgtgatgagtgtgggaagaaatttacccacaagggtaacctcaccagacacaccctgacacacagtggtgttagaaattatgagtgtgatgagtgtgggaagaaatttacccacaagtcttacttcaccagacacaccctgacacacagtggtgttagaaattatgagtgtgatgagtgtgggaagaaatttacccacaagggtagcctcaccagacacaccctgacacacagtggtgttagaaattatgagtgtgatgagtgtgggaaaagatttaccacCATTTCTCGTCTCAATGAACACGCCTTCAGACACACTGGGGTGAGGGAGTTcgagtgtgatgtttgtggcaagtgtttcaagacaaaggGTGATATTGCCCAGCACGTGAAGATCCacttctga